ACCATCCACGAGGCCAGCGTGGCCCGCGAGAGATCGATCCCGAGGCGCCCGAGGATCTTCTCCTGCCGGTAGAGGGGAAGCGCATCGGCGTACTTCGAGATCGCCACGTAGGTGAGCAGCGAGGGCGAAGCCACGCTCTTCGGGATCGGCTGCGGCGGCAGCGGCGCGATCCTCACGCCCGTCTTGCACTTCGGGCACCCGTACTTGGGGCGCACATGGACGAGGACCCGTGCCGTTGCCGGGATGAACTCGACCTGCTCCGAGGTCTCACGGCCAATCTCGACGAGGGCCGTCCCATCCGCCTCGCAGACCTTCTCGTTCTCGGAGAGATCGTGGAGGATCTCTTCGCGGGGCATCCAGGAAGGCAGCGGCCGCCGCCCTCGTTTCGCCCGCGTGTGGGCCGGTACCGAGACCGTGGAATCCTCCTCGCTGACTTCGTCACAGACCAGCTGCTCGGCCTCGTTGAACAGCCCCAGTTGATCGCGGTGTACGCTCTCGCTGCTCCTGCCGAATTGCTGGCTCTTCAGGAGGCGGACGTAC
The sequence above is drawn from the bacterium genome and encodes:
- a CDS encoding IS66 family transposase; the encoded protein is PGDAEKLQAILLERDAEIEKRDAAITERDIEIRQLREYVRLLKSQQFGRSSESVHRDQLGLFNEAEQLVCDEVSEEDSTVSVPAHTRAKRGRRPLPSWMPREEILHDLSENEKVCEADGTALVEIGRETSEQVEFIPATARVLVHVRPKYGCPKCKTGVRIAPLPPQPIPKSVASPSLLTYVAISKYADALPLYRQEKILGRLGIDLSRATLASWMVKAGELVQPLVERMREEILASGFVQCDESRFQVLKEPGKAAECRRSLRSVEI